DNA sequence from the Planctomycetota bacterium genome:
CGACGAAGGTCCTCGACCGTTCCGAGGTGATCCTCGACATCTTCGCCGCCCGCGCCCGGACCTACGAGGCACGGCTGGCAGTCGAACTGGCGCAGCTCGAATACTCGCTCCCGCGCCTGAAGCGGATGTGGACCCATCTCTCGCGCCTCAAGATGGGGATCGGGATGCGCGGGCCCGGCGAGAAGCAACTCGAGGTCGACCGGCGTCTCGTCGAGAAGCGGATCCACGAATTGCGCGAGGAGCTGGCCGGGATCCATGGCCGCCGCGAGCGCCAGGTGGCCGCACGGCAGGATCATCTCACCGTGTCGCTCGTCGGCTACACCAACGCCGGCAAGAGCACGCTGCTCAACCGCCTCACCGGGTCCGACGAGCTCGCCGAGGACAAGCTGTTCGCGACGCTCGACACCCGCACGCGGCGCTGGCGGCTGCCGGGCTGGGGGCCGGTCCTGCTCAGCGACACGGTCGGCTTCATCCGCGACCTTCCCCACCGGCTGATCGCCAGCTTCAAAGCGACGCTCGAAGAGACGCGCCAGGCCGACCTGCTCCTCCACGTCGCCGATGCCTCGAGCCCGCTTGTCGACCGGCAGATCGCCGCAGTCCGCGCCGTGCTCGACGAGCTCGGAGTCGCCGACAAGGACACGCTCCTGGTCCTCAACAAGATCGACGCCATCGCCGAGCGGCCGGTGCTCGACGCGCTGCTCGACCGGTATCCGCAGGCGGTCGCGGTCTCGGCGCGGTCGGGCACGGGGATCGCGAGGCTGGCCCGCGCGACCAGCGACAGTCTGGGGCGCAACTTCAGCGACATCGACGTCGATACCGATCCGGGCAACGGCCGGTTGCTCGCCTGGATCGCCGCCCACGGCGAGGTGCTCTCGCGCCACTTCGCCGCCGAGCGCGTCACGATCCACTGCCGGCTCCCCGCGGCGCTGCTGGGGAGGATCGACAGGGCCGAGGCGGTGGTCCGGCCCCATCGCGCTCCCCACGAGACCGGCGCCCCATCCGACCGGCCAGCCGCCGAGTGAGCGGCCGGCGGCCCGGTCACACCGTGGCGCCGATCGCCAGCAATTCCTCGGCGTCGAGGAACGGCGCGTCGGGGGCAAACAGCCGCGCGATCGCCGCCTTGTGGATCTTCATCTTCGTGCCACCGACGCCGAGGGCGCCGTAGCACACCGCCCGGCCGTCGGGGCGCGCCTTGTCGGTCGCGGCGATCCCCTCGATCCCCGCCGGCGGGACGGCGTTGAGGTCGATGTAGACCGCTGCGGAACAGCGCTCGCGGATCGCCCGCGGGAGGAGCGTGGCCCCGGTCGCGCCCGCCGCCACCACCAGCCCGGCCCGCGACAGCACGCCCCCGGCATCGCGCTCGAAATCGGCCACGGCGAGCGGTTCCACGGCTGCCCCGGGCCTGGCTTGGCCGATCCGCGCGGCCGCCGCGGCGGCGCGATCGCGATCCCGGGAGACGAGCGTGACAGCCGCGCCGCGCCCAGCGAGCAGCCGAGCCACGCGCTGGCCGACCGGTCCTGTGCCCCCGAGAACGACCGCCGCGACGCGCTCCTCGTTGGTGGCTGCATCGGCCGCCAGCGCGAGGTGACGGGCGGCGGCGATCACCGCGGCGGCGGCGGTCGTGTTGGCACCCGACGGATCGAGGAGCACGCCGACCCGCACCGGTCCGAAAAACGTCGCGCTGACGCGCCGGCAGACCTCCTCCGCGGCGGCGACGTCGCTGCCACCGACGAAGATCGCCGTCGCGGCAAGGTCGGCGCCGCCCCGGGTGAACATCGCGCCGTGGACGAGCGGGACGACGTTGTCCGGTGTCACGCCGCCGTGCCGCAGCAGCACGTCGACGCCGGCATCGACCGCCACGACCGCGTCGAACGTGCTCGGTTGGGGATCGCAGTCGAGCTGGATCAAGACCCGTCGGGGCATGGTGATGGTCGCCGGGGCGGGAGCGGCTCGGCGGATCCGCCACGGGGGCGTCCGGCCGGAGACTGCAAGTCATGACACGCGCCGGGCCGCGCCGGACATGATCCGGCGCGGCCCGTGACACGACGAAAGGGAGCCGAGGGACTGCAGGCCCGCCCGGTCTCAGAACCCGCGGAACGGATGCGCCGCGGAATCCTTGCCGGCGATCATCTCGTCTGCCGACGGACTGCCCTTCATGGCGTTCTCGATCGCCTGCTTCGTGGCGGCGTAGTTGTAGTCGTAGATCTTCTTGTCGTCGGTGGCACCCGGATGGATGAACACGCCGCAGACGATCACCAGATTCTCGGCGTCCGCCTTGCGGATGACGCCGGCAGCGACGGCATCGGCGACGGCCTTGGCGACCGCCGCCTGCGCGGGGCCGAACATCTGCACCGCCTGCCGCATCCCCTTGATCGTCACCTTGGTGACCATCACGGTGGCCGGCTTGACGGCGAGGTTCGGGGTCAGGACCGCGAGCAGGTTGGTGTGCCCTTCGCTCTGCCGCGCCAGGGCGTTGGCGAAGGCCACGCCGACCGGGCCGTCCTTGCTGCCGATCAGGAGATCGATGTGGGCGATCTCGTTGCCCTCGCCGCTGAGCGCCTCACCGATGAACATCGACATGCTCGCTACCTCCTCGTGACACGTGATCCACCCAGCGCGGAGGCTCGACAGCCCCCACACCGTCGCGGCGCCCGGCGATCACCGCCGTCGCGACGCCGCGGAATGACACCCCGCGGACGGGCCGCAAGAATACCACGGTCACCGGCACCGACAAGCCGCGGCGGCACCCGCACCGAGCCGCTCCACCCCCCTGCGCCGAGCCCGTTCGTGCGTGTTCCCCGCCCCACCGCCGAGCCGCGCGCCGTCGTCGTCGTCGGCGCCAGCGCCCGGGCCTGGGCGGCATCGGCGGTGCGCGGCGGCTGGCGCGTGCATACGGTCGACCTGTTCGCCGACGGCGATCTGATCGCGCTTGCGGCATCGGCGACGCGCCTTGGAGAGGGTTATCCCACCGCGCTGCCGGCTGCCGTCGGCCGGCTGCCCGCCGGACCGCTGACCTACACCGGCGCCCTCGAGAACCATCCCGGCGTACTGGCGGCGCTGGCGCTCGACCGGCCCTTGGCGGGCGTGCCACCGGAGGCACTGGCAGCCGTCCGCACCCCGGCCGGTCTGGCACGCCTGGCGCGGGCGGCGCGGATGACGTTCCCTGCCACCCGCGCGAGCGCCCGTGGGTTGCCGCGCGACGGCAGTTGGCTGATCAAGCCGCTCCACGGCGCCGGTGGCGCGGGCATCGAGCCGTGGACCGGCCCCACGACCGCGCGGCCCGGCCCCGACTGCTGGCAGCGCAGGGTCGCGGGACGGGCCTGGGGGGCGACGTACCTGATCGCCCCGGCGGGACCGCGGTTGGTGGGCGTCGCCCGCCAGCTGCTCGGCCCCGCGCGGCGTGGCGCGGCGTCGTTCGCCTGGTGTGCCGGGGTCACGCGGCCGCCGCGCCATCTCCCCGGCGCGGTCCACACGGCGCTGGTCCGCCTCGGCGAGGCCCTGTGGAGGCGCGACGGCCTCCGCGGCATGATCGGCGTCGATTTCCTCGTCACGCCGGCCGGCGCACCGGTGCTGATCGAGATCAACCCGCGCCCCACGGCATCGGCCGAGCTCCACGAGCGCCACGACGGCCGGTCGCTCGCCGCCGCGCACCTGGAGTGCTTCGGCTACCCGGACGCCGGCCGCGCGACGCCACCCGAAGCGCTCCCCGGGGCGTGGGCCAAGGCGTTGGTCCGCACCCCCGCGCCCTGCCGGGCCGACGACCGGCTCGTCGACCGCGTCACGGCGCTCTCGGCGCGTTGGACTCGGCTCGACGGCGGCTGGCCGGCGCTGGCAGACATCCCCACCGCGGGGGCGGTGCTTCCGGACCACGGTCCGCTGCTGAGCGTGTTCGCCCACGGCCGGCACGCGACGGCCGCCACGCGGGCCCTCGCGGCCCGGAGGAACGCGGTCGACGAACTCCTTCGCGACTGGCTCAGGCAGCGCGCCGCGGCACGGCCTCGACGACCGCTCCGGAAGACAGGTACTGCATCAGGTACGCGTCCTCGGTCGAGTCCTGGTAGAAGTCCTTGAGGACCGCGATCGCCCGGTAGCCGAGCGAGCGGAAGAACAGCTGCGCGGGGAGATTGCGCTCGCGGACCTCGAGGAGGATCCGGTCGCGACGGTCCGGGGCGAGTTTGGCCGCCAATCGATCGAGCAGCAGCGTCCCCACGCCGAGCCGCCGGTGCGAGCGCCGGACGGCGAGATTGACGAGGTGGAGCCGGGAGCGGTGCAGCTCGTAGATCATGAACGCCACCACCGACTCGGCCATCTCCGCGACCATGCCGATGCAGTTGCGCTGGCGGAGGCAGCGGATGAAGTCGTCCTCGCTCCACGGGAACTCGAACGCCTCGTGTTCGATGTCGAGCACCTCGACGAGGTCGCGGCGGATCATCCACCGCACGTGCACCGCCGGCCGGGCCATTTCGACTTTCGTCACGTCTGCTCGCTCCCGAGTGGCACGCCGCGCCGGGCCCTGGATCCCGTCCGCCGCGGGGGCGGCACCGTAGCAACGTGACGCCGCACCTCCAAGACGGTTCCGCCGCGGAGGTTTGCGGCTTTCCACCGTCCCCGGCTCGCCATCCTGCGGCGCTTGCCGCGCCGCGGCGGCTCCGTGGCGCGGCGGGCGCCGCACCACGATCCACCTTGACCGGCGGCGCCGGCATTCCTAGCCTCCCGCCCCGCCGGTTTTCCGGCACGTGCCCGACCTTCCCAGCGAGTGCGGTGAACGATGGCGATCTCCCGTTCCCGGGCTGCGACCGCATGGTGCCTGACCGCCCTCGTCACGGCGCCGGGCTGCGCCGGCCCCGCGATCCGCAGCCAGAGCCCGGAAGTCGAGGCCCTGGTGACCCTCGACGCCGACACCAAGCTCGTCGGCGACTACACCACCCCGTACGGCACCGGACCGCTGCGCGTCGAACATGCGGCGCTCGTGACCGGCCTGGCGGGCACCGGCGGCGATCCCCCGCCGAGCAGCCAGCGGCAGATGCTCCTCGCCGACATGCAGGCGCGCGGCGTCGACGATCCGCAGACGCTCCTCGCCTCGCCGGCAACGTCGCTGGTCTGGGTGCGCGGCTACCTGCCGCCGGGCGTGCGCAAAGGGGACCGGTTCGACGTCTCCGTCGAGGTGCCCCCCGACAACGGCACCTCGAGCCTTGCCAACGGCTGGCTGATGGAGACGCGGCTCACCGAGATGGCGGTGCTCGGCAACCGGATCCGTGACGGCCGCGTCCTCGGTCTCGCCGAGGGCCCGCTGCTCGTCGACCCGGTCTCGGGCGGGACGCTCGATCCCCTCTCCCGGCTCCGCGCCCGCGTCCCCGGGGGCGGCGTGTCGACCACCAACCGCACGATCGGCCTGGCGATCACACCGGAGCACCGCTCGGTAGCCCTCTCGAAGCGCGTCGGCGACGCGATCAACAAGCGCTTCCACGCGGTCATCAAGGGGACGAAGCGCGGCGTGGCGACGCCGAAGACCGACCGGTTCATCGAACTCGAAGTGCCACCGGCCTACGCCCGCAGCCTGGCGCACTACATCCGCGTCGTCCGCTGCGTGGCGGTGGTCGAACCCCCCGCCGGCCGCCACGCGCGGCTCGAGCTCCTCGCCCGGCAGCTCGACGACCCGGTGACGGCGCCGAGCGCGGCGATCCGCCTCGAGGCGGTGGGGCGCGACGCCGTGCCGATCCTCACCGCCGCCCTCGACTCGACCGATGCCGAGATCCGCTTCGTCGCCGCCGAGGCACTCGCCTACCTCGGTGAGTCGTCCGCCGCGCCCCACCTCGCCGAAGCCGCGGCGACGCTGCGCAGCGCCCGCCCTGCGGCGCTCGCCGCGCTGGCCGTGCTCGACGACGCCAACGGCATCGACGCCCTCCAGTCGCTCCTCGACAGCCCCAGCGCCGAGACGCGCTACGGAGCGTTCCGCGCCCTGTCGCACCTCGATCCCTCGCTGCCGATCGTCCGCGGCGAGCGGCTCGGCGACGCCTGCACCATCCACGTCGTCGACGTCGACGGCCCGCCGCTCGTCCACCTCACGCGCAGCCATCGCCCCGAGCTCGTCCTGTTCGGCACCCGTCATCCGCTCGGCGACGGCCTCCGCGCCGAAGCCGGCGGTTCGATCGTGGTCGTCGTCGCCGACGGCCAGGCGACGGTGAGCCGGTTCCTCCCCGGTGCCGAGGATCGCGTCGTCACGGTGGCGCCGAAGGTGGCCGACGTCGCCCGCTCGATCGTCGCCGTCGGGGGCACCTATCCCGACGTCGTGCAGTTCATCCAGCAAGCCTCCTCGAGCCGGAGCCTCGCCAGCCGACTGGCGTTCGACGCCCTGCCGGCCGAAGGCGATGGCCGCCTCTCGATCCACGACGAGGTCTCGACACGCGAGCGCGACGACGAGGTCGACACCGTCGCCGTTAGCGACGAGTCGTGACCGGCGGGCCCGACCCATGACCAGGCTGACGGCGCTGGAACTGGCGGGCTTCAAGAGCTTCGCCGACCGCACGCGCTTCGAGTTCCCCCCCGGGATCACCGCGGTCGTCGGACCGAACGGTTCGGGGAAATCGAATGTCGTCGACGCGCTGAAGTGGGTGCTCGGCGAGCAGTCGGTCCGCAGCCTCCGTGGCCGCGACATGACCGACGTGATCTTCGCCGGCTCGGCCGGGCGCAGGCCGCTCAACGCCGCCGAGGTGACGCTGTCGTTCGACAACGCCGCCCGGGCGCTGGCCGTCGACGCCGCCGAGGTCCGGATCACGCGCCGCGTCTACCGCAGCGGCGAGGGGGAATACCTCATCAACGGCGAGGCCGCGCGGTTGCGCGACATCCGCGAGCTGTTCAGCGGCACTGGGGCAGCCACCGAGGCCTACAGCGTGATCGAGCAGGGGCGCGTCGACGCGCTCCTCGTCGCCTCCGGCCGCGACCGCCGCGCCGTCTTCGAGGAGGCGGCGGGGATCACGCGGTTCCGCGCCCGCCGGACGGAGGCACTCCGACGGTTGGAGCGGACCGAACAGAACCGGCAACGTCTCGCCGACATCGTCGGCGAGCTCACCGCACGGCTCCAGACGGTGCGCACCCAAGCCGCCCGGGCGCGGACCTACCGCGACTCCAGCGCGCGGCTGCGGGCACTGCGGCTCTCGGCCGCGCGCCGCGACCTCGCCGCCGTCGCCACCGATGCCGAGACCGTGGCGGCGCGGATCACCGCGGCCTGCGCCGCGGCAGCCGCGGCGCAGGCCGCCGCCGACGCGGCGACGACCGCCGCGGCCGCGCTCGAGGACGAGCTGCTCTGCTCCGGGCCACTCCTCGACGAGCTCCGTGCCGAGGCACGGGGGCACGACCTCGCCGCCGCCACGGTTGCGGCGACCCTCGACGCCCTCCGCCGCCAGCGCGTTGCCGCGGACCACGAGTCTCGTGCGTTGGCCAGTGACCTGGCCGCCGCCGGCCGGCGCTCCGCCGGCGCCCGCACCGCCGCCGACCAGGCCGCCGCCGCCGTCGACGACGCCCTCCGCGACGAAGCCAGACTGGCCGCGGCCCTGGCCGACATGGAGCGCTCCGCCGCCGGAGGCCAGCAGCAGGCCACCGACCTCCGCACGAGCCTCGGGGCGCTCGCCGCGCGGGCGGAGTCGCTGGCACGTGAGCGGCTCCGGATCGTCGCCGACGGGCGTCGCGCCACCGACCGGGCCGACGCGGCGCGGTCGGTCCTCGTGGCGGCGCGGACGCGCGCCGAGGCGCTCCGTGGCCGACGCGCCGACACCGAACGGGCGCTGGCGACCCTCGACGGAGCGGTCACGGCCCTCGGTGACCGCGTCGCCGCCGCCACGACCGCCCTGGCGACGGCGGAGCGCGACAGCCTGGCGCGGAGCGAGGCGGTGGCCACCGCCGACCGCGACCTCGCCGCCTGGGAAACGACGCTCGGCGCCTGCCGCGAGCGCGTCGCCGTCCTCGGCGAATTGACGGCACGGCACGAGGGTGTCGCCGACGCGGTCCGCGAAGTGCTCGCCCTTCCGGGCGGCGGTGCGCTGCCGGACGCGACCGGCCTGCTCGCCGACACGCTCGACGTGCCGCTCGAGTGGGCGGCGCTGGTCGATGTCGCCCTCGGGCCACTCCGTCACGGGATCGCCGTCGCGCCCGGCGTCGAGGCCTCCGCGGCGCTGGCAGCGTGGCTGGAAACGCCGGCGGGCCGATCGGCGCTCTCGGCCGGCGGCCGGGTGACGATCGTCGCCCCCGACCTCCTCCCGGCACCGGAAACCTGGGCGCCCGACGACACCGCAGGCGTCGTCGGCCGGCTCGACCGACTCGTCGCCGCCGACGGCCGCGACGATGACCGTGCCGCCCGGATCCTCGGCCATGTGTGGGTCGTCGACGATCTCATCGCCGCCCGGCGTTGCCTCACCGGGGCACCCGCCGGCACGATCGCCCTCACGCGCCGGGGGGAGGCGATCACCGGGCGCGCAGTGGCCGAGGTCGGCGACCAGGCTGCGGCGGTCGGGTTGGTGGCCCGCCGCGCCGAGCTCCGCGCGGCCCGGCTCCGGGCCGACGAATTGCTCGAGGCTGTCGGACGCGCCCGCGAGGCGCGCGACGAGGCCGCCGCGGCGGCCCGGGCGGCCGAGCAGTCGGCCCGGCTCGCCCGGACCCGCCGGGATCAGGCCGCGGCGGAGCTTGCCGATTGCCGGCTCGAGCGCGACCGGCGAGCGCACGACGCCGCCCGGGCGGATGACGAATGCACCGCCGCCGCGGCCGCAGTGGCGGCCGCCGAGCGGGACCTCGTCGCCTGTACCGAGGCGGAGCGTCTCGCGGCGGCCGACCTCGAGGCACACGGCCGCCTCGAAGCCGAGGCGGCCCACGAAGCGGAGCGGACCGCGGCCGAGCTGGCGGCCCTCGATCGCACCCGCGGCAGCGTGGCCGAAGCGCTGGCCAGCCTCCGCGCCT
Encoded proteins:
- a CDS encoding bifunctional NADP-dependent methylenetetrahydromethanopterin dehydrogenase/methylenetetrahydrofolate dehydrogenase; its protein translation is MPRRVLIQLDCDPQPSTFDAVVAVDAGVDVLLRHGGVTPDNVVPLVHGAMFTRGGADLAATAIFVGGSDVAAAEEVCRRVSATFFGPVRVGVLLDPSGANTTAAAAVIAAARHLALAADAATNEERVAAVVLGGTGPVGQRVARLLAGRGAAVTLVSRDRDRAAAAAARIGQARPGAAVEPLAVADFERDAGGVLSRAGLVVAAGATGATLLPRAIRERCSAAVYIDLNAVPPAGIEGIAATDKARPDGRAVCYGALGVGGTKMKIHKAAIARLFAPDAPFLDAEELLAIGATV
- a CDS encoding flagellar basal body P-ring protein FlgI, with amino-acid sequence MAISRSRAATAWCLTALVTAPGCAGPAIRSQSPEVEALVTLDADTKLVGDYTTPYGTGPLRVEHAALVTGLAGTGGDPPPSSQRQMLLADMQARGVDDPQTLLASPATSLVWVRGYLPPGVRKGDRFDVSVEVPPDNGTSSLANGWLMETRLTEMAVLGNRIRDGRVLGLAEGPLLVDPVSGGTLDPLSRLRARVPGGGVSTTNRTIGLAITPEHRSVALSKRVGDAINKRFHAVIKGTKRGVATPKTDRFIELEVPPAYARSLAHYIRVVRCVAVVEPPAGRHARLELLARQLDDPVTAPSAAIRLEAVGRDAVPILTAALDSTDAEIRFVAAEALAYLGESSAAPHLAEAAATLRSARPAALAALAVLDDANGIDALQSLLDSPSAETRYGAFRALSHLDPSLPIVRGERLGDACTIHVVDVDGPPLVHLTRSHRPELVLFGTRHPLGDGLRAEAGGSIVVVVADGQATVSRFLPGAEDRVVTVAPKVADVARSIVAVGGTYPDVVQFIQQASSSRSLASRLAFDALPAEGDGRLSIHDEVSTRERDDEVDTVAVSDES
- the rimI gene encoding ribosomal-protein-alanine N-acetyltransferase — its product is MIRRDLVEVLDIEHEAFEFPWSEDDFIRCLRQRNCIGMVAEMAESVVAFMIYELHRSRLHLVNLAVRRSHRRLGVGTLLLDRLAAKLAPDRRDRILLEVRERNLPAQLFFRSLGYRAIAVLKDFYQDSTEDAYLMQYLSSGAVVEAVPRRAA
- a CDS encoding ATP-grasp domain-containing protein, whose amino-acid sequence is MTPRGRAARIPRSPAPTSRGGTRTEPLHPPAPSPFVRVPRPTAEPRAVVVVGASARAWAASAVRGGWRVHTVDLFADGDLIALAASATRLGEGYPTALPAAVGRLPAGPLTYTGALENHPGVLAALALDRPLAGVPPEALAAVRTPAGLARLARAARMTFPATRASARGLPRDGSWLIKPLHGAGGAGIEPWTGPTTARPGPDCWQRRVAGRAWGATYLIAPAGPRLVGVARQLLGPARRGAASFAWCAGVTRPPRHLPGAVHTALVRLGEALWRRDGLRGMIGVDFLVTPAGAPVLIEINPRPTASAELHERHDGRSLAAAHLECFGYPDAGRATPPEALPGAWAKALVRTPAPCRADDRLVDRVTALSARWTRLDGGWPALADIPTAGAVLPDHGPLLSVFAHGRHATAATRALAARRNAVDELLRDWLRQRAAARPRRPLRKTGTASGTRPRSSPGRSP
- the hflX gene encoding GTPase HflX, with product MSGPGPRKGVQAERAVVVGVLLDEPADPEHPLDEIGGLAETAGATVVAGLTQRRASPDQTTYLGKGKVTELATLVAANDADVVIFDNDLSPAQTRNLEKALSTKVLDRSEVILDIFAARARTYEARLAVELAQLEYSLPRLKRMWTHLSRLKMGIGMRGPGEKQLEVDRRLVEKRIHELREELAGIHGRRERQVAARQDHLTVSLVGYTNAGKSTLLNRLTGSDELAEDKLFATLDTRTRRWRLPGWGPVLLSDTVGFIRDLPHRLIASFKATLEETRQADLLLHVADASSPLVDRQIAAVRAVLDELGVADKDTLLVLNKIDAIAERPVLDALLDRYPQAVAVSARSGTGIARLARATSDSLGRNFSDIDVDTDPGNGRLLAWIAAHGEVLSRHFAAERVTIHCRLPAALLGRIDRAEAVVRPHRAPHETGAPSDRPAAE
- the smc gene encoding chromosome segregation protein SMC, with product MAASRSTTRSRHASATTRSTPSPLATSRDRRARPMTRLTALELAGFKSFADRTRFEFPPGITAVVGPNGSGKSNVVDALKWVLGEQSVRSLRGRDMTDVIFAGSAGRRPLNAAEVTLSFDNAARALAVDAAEVRITRRVYRSGEGEYLINGEAARLRDIRELFSGTGAATEAYSVIEQGRVDALLVASGRDRRAVFEEAAGITRFRARRTEALRRLERTEQNRQRLADIVGELTARLQTVRTQAARARTYRDSSARLRALRLSAARRDLAAVATDAETVAARITAACAAAAAAQAAADAATTAAAALEDELLCSGPLLDELRAEARGHDLAAATVAATLDALRRQRVAADHESRALASDLAAAGRRSAGARTAADQAAAAVDDALRDEARLAAALADMERSAAGGQQQATDLRTSLGALAARAESLARERLRIVADGRRATDRADAARSVLVAARTRAEALRGRRADTERALATLDGAVTALGDRVAAATTALATAERDSLARSEAVATADRDLAAWETTLGACRERVAVLGELTARHEGVADAVREVLALPGGGALPDATGLLADTLDVPLEWAALVDVALGPLRHGIAVAPGVEASAALAAWLETPAGRSALSAGGRVTIVAPDLLPAPETWAPDDTAGVVGRLDRLVAADGRDDDRAARILGHVWVVDDLIAARRCLTGAPAGTIALTRRGEAITGRAVAEVGDQAAAVGLVARRAELRAARLRADELLEAVGRAREARDEAAAAARAAEQSARLARTRRDQAAAELADCRLERDRRAHDAARADDECTAAAAAVAAAERDLVACTEAERLAAADLEAHGRLEAEAAHEAERTAAELAALDRTRGSVAEALASLRASRDAATERVAAARTAAAGAQAEAMRLADERGALATRWSAAATRHAELEGEELSTGQALAAAARSAEDAARAVRTAADRRDADLDTRSRLAATAAAERERLATLQAALHGHELEAGELRHRRERILERVREDYGIDPLDAEPDADADAVADRVALDAEIEQLRRRLAAMGSVNMEALAEADALAERLATLDGQLADLTRARQAIEQLIGRIDEESRRLLGETIETVRGHFRDLFTRLFGGGQADIVLDPALDLLETSVEIVARPPGKEPRGIGLLSGGEKTMTCVALLLAIFRSHPSPFCVLDEVDAALDEANVDRFTAALGGFRDTQFIVVTHSKKTMAAAGTLYGVTMEESGVSKRVAVHLERRAAESRPRAAA
- the fae gene encoding formaldehyde-activating enzyme, producing MSMFIGEALSGEGNEIAHIDLLIGSKDGPVGVAFANALARQSEGHTNLLAVLTPNLAVKPATVMVTKVTIKGMRQAVQMFGPAQAAVAKAVADAVAAGVIRKADAENLVIVCGVFIHPGATDDKKIYDYNYAATKQAIENAMKGSPSADEMIAGKDSAAHPFRGF